One region of Syntrophobacter fumaroxidans MPOB genomic DNA includes:
- a CDS encoding esterase/lipase family protein, giving the protein MKLLVLLILVLFVAVPLMFSFLTYAFFWYETANGPHHARLREISRGRIGRLLLKGIASSCAGAVLVILFYPLGHMQRFRTAAPDPECPFPPVILVHGLYHNSSAWILYRLWLHRAGFRNVFVLDYNSFRCSFHDILERLDRLARDLASRFEGKPIVMVGHSLGGLVCRAYSERCDEVSIGAVVTIGTPHHGSKLAVLGIGRLAQSLAYRGPLIAELEREPGRRAIPALAIYSPLDNMVLPNEALHPSGSHWESRECPPMSHVAMLFHSGSARVVIDHLMRACVER; this is encoded by the coding sequence ATGAAACTGCTGGTATTGCTTATCCTGGTGCTGTTTGTGGCCGTTCCTCTGATGTTTTCTTTTCTGACCTACGCTTTCTTCTGGTACGAGACCGCCAACGGCCCACACCACGCCCGCCTGCGGGAGATTTCGCGCGGAAGAATCGGCCGTTTGCTTCTCAAGGGGATCGCATCGAGTTGCGCCGGCGCTGTTCTCGTTATCCTCTTTTATCCGTTGGGGCATATGCAAAGATTCCGCACCGCGGCGCCCGACCCGGAATGTCCGTTCCCGCCCGTAATACTCGTGCACGGGCTTTATCACAATTCCAGCGCATGGATACTGTACCGGCTGTGGCTGCACAGGGCGGGCTTCAGGAATGTCTTTGTTCTGGACTACAACAGCTTTCGCTGTTCCTTTCACGACATCCTGGAGCGGCTCGACAGGCTGGCGCGGGACTTGGCGAGCCGCTTTGAGGGAAAGCCGATCGTGATGGTCGGACACAGTCTCGGGGGGCTTGTTTGCCGGGCCTATTCCGAGCGTTGCGATGAAGTGTCCATCGGGGCCGTCGTGACCATCGGCACTCCGCATCATGGATCGAAACTGGCCGTCCTGGGAATCGGCCGGCTGGCGCAGAGTCTGGCTTACCGGGGACCGCTGATTGCGGAGCTTGAAAGAGAACCCGGCCGTCGCGCGATACCGGCACTCGCCATCTATTCACCACTCGACAATATGGTTCTTCCCAACGAAGCCCTGCACCCGAGCGGCTCTCACTGGGAAAGCCGGGAGTGCCCCCCGATGAGTCATGTGGCGATGCTTTTTCACTCGGGTTCGGCCCGTGTCGTCATCGATCATTTGATGAGGGCTTGCGTTGAACGGTGA
- a CDS encoding sugar transferase, with protein MQRYLSISAFDRFLKRTFDVVVSAVGLTALSWVILLSYVIASIDTGMNGFFVQTRIGKHGRPFPLIKIRTMRPICGHDTVVTTTHDPRITRIGGLLRKMKVDELPQLFNVLVGHMSFVGPRPDVPGFADCLEGDDRIILSVRPGITGPATLRFRDEERELAGQADPEEYNREVIYPEKVRLNKLYVRNYSFTQDIRYILATLFG; from the coding sequence ATGCAACGTTACTTGAGCATATCCGCTTTCGACAGGTTCTTGAAACGAACGTTCGATGTCGTGGTATCGGCTGTCGGACTTACCGCGCTCAGCTGGGTCATCCTGTTGAGCTACGTGATCGCGTCAATCGATACGGGAATGAATGGATTCTTCGTTCAGACCCGCATCGGGAAACACGGCAGGCCGTTCCCGTTGATCAAGATCCGGACCATGCGCCCGATCTGCGGACACGACACGGTGGTGACGACGACCCACGATCCGAGAATAACCAGAATAGGCGGCTTGTTGCGCAAGATGAAAGTCGATGAGCTGCCCCAACTGTTCAACGTACTGGTCGGCCATATGAGCTTCGTCGGTCCCCGGCCGGACGTGCCCGGTTTCGCCGATTGCCTCGAGGGGGATGACCGGATCATTCTGTCCGTGCGACCTGGAATCACGGGGCCGGCCACGCTGCGTTTCCGAGACGAGGAAAGGGAGCTCGCCGGACAGGCCGATCCGGAAGAGTACAACCGGGAAGTGATCTACCCCGAAAAAGTGAGATTGAACAAGCTGTACGTGCGCAATTACAGTTTTACGCAAGACATCCGATACATCCTGGCCACGCTTTTCGGCTGA
- a CDS encoding HAD family hydrolase — protein MSSHTVFFDIGNTLATGLEISARRLLAAHLGLSEKETRRAGRLLMTCPATDPASLAAAVGECLPNREIAGIEAAVAAIWEEQFHCIRPVPGASALLEALKAEGCRLGIVSNTWHPAFIGFRRACPSVLDLFDSVTLSYREGCKKPSADIYRKALESVRADPLDCWMVGDSYELDVEPAQRAGMKTVWVLRRPEREPGALAQIINGCKEKPDLVVTGLDDLMDFHRKKVFAT, from the coding sequence GTGAGTTCACACACCGTATTCTTCGACATCGGCAACACCCTGGCCACCGGCCTTGAAATCTCGGCCCGCCGCTTGCTTGCCGCTCATCTCGGTCTTTCCGAAAAGGAGACGAGGCGGGCCGGACGGCTGCTGATGACCTGCCCGGCAACCGATCCGGCGAGCCTGGCGGCCGCCGTCGGCGAGTGCCTTCCCAACCGCGAAATCGCCGGCATCGAGGCTGCGGTGGCCGCGATCTGGGAAGAACAATTCCATTGTATACGCCCGGTTCCCGGAGCGTCGGCTCTGCTCGAAGCTCTGAAGGCGGAAGGCTGCCGCCTCGGGATCGTTTCCAACACATGGCACCCCGCTTTCATCGGCTTCCGCCGGGCATGCCCCTCGGTTCTCGACCTTTTCGACAGCGTCACGCTCAGCTACCGCGAGGGGTGCAAGAAACCGTCCGCCGACATCTACCGCAAGGCTCTGGAATCCGTCCGGGCCGACCCCCTCGATTGCTGGATGGTCGGCGATTCATACGAACTGGACGTGGAGCCGGCGCAACGGGCGGGAATGAAAACCGTCTGGGTGCTCCGCCGCCCGGAAAGAGAACCGGGCGCGCTGGCGCAAATCATCAACGGCTGTAAGGAAAAACCCGATCTTGTCGTCACCGGCCTGGACGACCTGATGGATTTCCACAGGAAAAAGGTTTTTGCGACATGA
- a CDS encoding DegT/DnrJ/EryC1/StrS family aminotransferase produces the protein MNTKSSVKPFTPWPSFEEDEIAAADAVLRSGKVNYWTGEEGREFEKEFADFVGVRHAIALANGTVALEAALVGLGIGPGDDVVVTCRTFVASASCVVMRGARPVMADVSPVSQNITADTIRRALTPATRAIIVVHLAGWPCDMDSILELARERGIFVVEDCAQAVGARYKGRPVGCLGHAAAFSFCQDKIMTTGGEGGMLTTNDREVWGKAWAFKDHGKNHETVYCREHPPGFRWLVESFGTNWRMTEMQAAIGRVQLRKVPRWVEIRRRHAAFLNERFREVPGLRITVPGEDIFHAYYKYYCFVDPAALKEGWSRDRIVAAVDARGVPCMSGSCGEIYLEKAFECDGLRPAERFEAARQLAETSLMFKVHSTLDEQHMEGTCQAVEEVLRSAVR, from the coding sequence ATGAATACGAAGTCATCTGTCAAGCCTTTCACACCATGGCCCTCATTTGAAGAGGACGAAATCGCTGCGGCGGACGCTGTGCTCCGTTCGGGCAAGGTGAACTACTGGACCGGTGAAGAGGGGCGGGAGTTCGAAAAGGAATTCGCGGATTTTGTCGGCGTCCGTCACGCGATAGCCCTGGCAAATGGAACGGTGGCGCTTGAAGCGGCGCTGGTCGGGTTGGGGATCGGCCCCGGCGACGATGTGGTGGTGACCTGCAGGACCTTCGTCGCCTCCGCGAGTTGCGTGGTCATGCGGGGGGCACGGCCGGTCATGGCGGACGTCAGCCCGGTCAGCCAGAACATCACGGCCGACACCATCCGCAGGGCTTTGACTCCGGCCACCAGGGCGATTATCGTGGTTCATCTGGCGGGTTGGCCGTGTGACATGGATTCCATTCTGGAGCTTGCCCGGGAAAGGGGTATTTTTGTCGTCGAGGATTGTGCCCAGGCAGTGGGCGCCAGGTACAAGGGACGCCCGGTGGGATGCCTCGGACACGCGGCCGCCTTCTCCTTTTGCCAGGACAAGATAATGACCACGGGCGGGGAAGGCGGAATGCTGACGACCAACGATCGCGAGGTCTGGGGCAAGGCCTGGGCCTTCAAGGATCACGGGAAAAACCACGAGACCGTCTACTGTCGCGAACACCCCCCGGGTTTTCGGTGGCTAGTCGAGTCGTTCGGCACCAACTGGCGCATGACCGAAATGCAGGCCGCCATCGGCCGCGTCCAGCTCAGGAAGGTTCCGCGGTGGGTGGAGATTCGAAGGCGCCATGCGGCCTTTTTGAACGAACGCTTCAGGGAAGTGCCCGGTCTGAGGATCACGGTGCCTGGTGAAGACATCTTCCACGCCTATTACAAATATTACTGCTTCGTTGACCCCGCGGCCTTGAAGGAGGGATGGAGCAGGGACAGGATCGTTGCCGCCGTCGATGCTCGAGGGGTGCCGTGCATGAGCGGCAGTTGCGGCGAGATCTACCTGGAAAAAGCCTTCGAATGCGACGGCCTGCGCCCCGCCGAACGGTTCGAGGCGGCAAGGCAGCTCGCGGAGACGAGCCTGATGTTCAAGGTGCATTCGACTCTTGACGAACAGCACATGGAAGGGACTTGCCAAGCGGTTGAAGAGGTTTTGCGCTCGGCCGTCAGGTAG
- a CDS encoding sulfotransferase family protein: MKKEPFVPVVIIGAGRSGTNILRDTLARVPGLGTWPCDEINYIWRHGNVRWPNDEFSIEHARPEVKAFIRRAFQKLAVSRGFTHVVEKTCANSLRVAFVNAVLPDAKFIHILRDGRDVVSSAQKRWTARLDLPYVMAKARFVPVSDVPYYASRYLWNRIYMLSSGEKRLAFWGPRFRNLDDALKNHSLEEVCALQWMRCVEKAEDELGSIEPSRIHRVRYERFVSDPAAELTKIIAFLGLEKVSGPIERWVAPVKTDSVGKGRREMKSDRMLSVENLMQGTLERFGYL, translated from the coding sequence ATGAAGAAGGAACCTTTCGTTCCAGTTGTTATTATCGGTGCCGGAAGGTCGGGCACCAACATTTTGCGCGACACGCTCGCGCGGGTGCCCGGGCTCGGAACCTGGCCGTGTGACGAAATCAATTACATCTGGCGACATGGAAACGTCCGATGGCCAAATGACGAATTCTCCATCGAACATGCCAGGCCCGAGGTGAAGGCCTTTATCAGGAGAGCATTCCAAAAATTGGCCGTTTCCCGGGGCTTCACGCATGTGGTGGAAAAGACCTGCGCCAATTCCCTCCGCGTTGCGTTCGTCAACGCCGTCCTGCCTGACGCGAAATTCATCCACATCCTCAGGGACGGCAGGGATGTGGTCAGTTCCGCCCAGAAACGCTGGACGGCGCGCCTGGACCTGCCGTATGTGATGGCGAAAGCGCGTTTTGTGCCGGTTTCAGACGTTCCCTACTACGCGTCCCGCTACTTGTGGAATCGGATCTACATGCTTTCCTCGGGAGAAAAGCGGCTTGCATTCTGGGGGCCCCGTTTTCGGAACTTGGATGATGCCTTGAAGAACCATTCCCTGGAAGAGGTGTGCGCCCTGCAGTGGATGAGGTGTGTCGAGAAGGCCGAAGACGAGCTCGGCTCCATCGAACCGTCAAGGATTCACAGGGTCCGCTATGAGCGCTTTGTATCCGACCCGGCTGCGGAGTTGACGAAGATCATCGCGTTTCTCGGCCTTGAAAAAGTCAGCGGTCCCATTGAACGATGGGTTGCTCCCGTGAAGACCGACAGCGTCGGCAAAGGAAGGCGAGAGATGAAGAGTGACCGGATGCTCTCGGTGGAAAATTTGATGCAGGGCACCCTGGAGCGATTCGGCTACCTCTGA